The Brassica oleracea var. oleracea cultivar TO1000 unplaced genomic scaffold, BOL UnpScaffold02212, whole genome shotgun sequence sequence CTTATGAAGCATGGTAGTATGATTAACCGTCTTTCATATATTCACAGTTGGAAACTCTTGTGGTGAAGGAAGCACGAGCTGGTTCAGGACTTCCGTCAGTGAGCAAAGGAGGGCCACAGATTCGAATCTCTGTccaaacacaaaacacaaataAGAGTATATTTGTCACCTCTTTGCAGATTATGTTGAGTGTTTTACACGAGTTACGTTTGCCAACATTCCCAAGATGATTCTTCCCTCCTTTGGGATCTCAAGCCTGCGATTCTGGAAACCAACTGCTCCTACTACTTGCATCGGGTTCATTCCTCGCCAAGGCAATCTCAATGTTGCTAGTTCCAATAGAATCACCCCGAAAGTGCGGAAAAGCAGCCACAAACTCTTATTTTGTTCTCCTTAGTAAAGAGTAAAACTTTTGTAGTAGAGGTGAAGGTGTAAGCTACTCACTTTCCATTTGAAGGCTCATTGCGTAAAACTTCTGGAGCCATCCACTCGGGCTAACAAAATTCACAGCA is a genomic window containing:
- the LOC106321627 gene encoding serine/threonine-protein kinase EDR1-like; this encodes MPSWLLASPGIVLCFSSPSGWLQKFYAMSLQMETTLRLPWRGMNPMQVVGAVGFQNRRLEIPKEGRIILGMLANVTRRFESVALLCSLTEVLNQLVLPSPQEFPTVNI